From Streptomyces griseorubiginosus, one genomic window encodes:
- a CDS encoding acyl-CoA dehydrogenase family protein, whose translation MPDATRTVYDEDHELFRQTVQSFIKAEVAPYDEEWEQRGIVDRSLFRKAGEAGLLLFATPQEHGGAGIDDWRFNAVLDEEFGRAGHASAGLGLALQNDVVGPYLLELTDEEQRSRWLPGMTSGELIGAIAMTEPGTGSDLSGIATRAVRDKDTYVLNGSKTFISNGQNADLVVVAARTSEDRHRGLTLFVVESDMPGFERRRNLEKLGLHGQDTSELHFTDVRVPVTNRLGAEGEGFFQLMRNLPQERLSLAVTAVSAAEGVLARTMEYVTERHAFGQKIGSFQHNRFLLAELHTEVDIARVFVDHCVALHTQARLTPVQAAKAKWWCTELQVRVADRCLQLHGGYGYMREYPVSRAFADARIQTIYGGTTEIMKEIIGRDMGL comes from the coding sequence ATGCCTGACGCCACCCGCACGGTGTACGACGAGGATCACGAGCTGTTCCGCCAGACCGTGCAGTCGTTCATCAAGGCGGAAGTCGCCCCGTACGACGAGGAATGGGAGCAGCGCGGCATCGTCGACCGCTCCTTGTTCCGCAAGGCCGGCGAGGCAGGCCTCCTGCTGTTCGCCACCCCGCAGGAACACGGCGGGGCGGGCATCGACGACTGGCGCTTCAACGCGGTCCTGGACGAGGAGTTCGGCCGCGCCGGCCACGCCTCGGCCGGCCTCGGACTCGCCCTGCAGAACGACGTGGTCGGCCCCTACCTCCTGGAGCTGACCGACGAGGAGCAGCGGAGCCGATGGCTGCCCGGAATGACGTCGGGCGAACTCATCGGGGCCATCGCGATGACGGAACCGGGCACCGGCAGCGACCTGTCCGGCATCGCGACGCGCGCCGTGCGCGACAAGGACACCTACGTCCTCAACGGCTCCAAGACGTTCATCTCCAACGGCCAGAACGCCGACCTGGTCGTCGTGGCGGCCCGCACCTCCGAGGACCGGCATCGTGGCCTCACGCTCTTCGTCGTCGAGAGCGACATGCCCGGCTTCGAGCGGAGACGCAACCTGGAAAAGCTCGGGCTGCACGGCCAGGACACCAGCGAACTGCACTTCACCGACGTACGGGTCCCGGTGACGAACCGGCTCGGCGCGGAGGGCGAGGGCTTCTTCCAGCTCATGCGCAACCTCCCACAGGAGCGGCTCTCCCTGGCCGTCACGGCTGTCTCCGCCGCGGAGGGCGTGCTGGCCCGCACTATGGAGTACGTCACCGAACGCCACGCCTTCGGACAGAAGATCGGAAGCTTCCAGCACAACCGCTTCCTGCTCGCGGAACTCCACACCGAGGTCGACATCGCCCGCGTCTTCGTGGACCACTGTGTCGCCCTCCACACCCAGGCACGGCTGACACCCGTCCAGGCCGCCAAGGCCAAGTGGTGGTGCACCGAACTACAGGTCCGCGTGGCCGACCGCTGCCTCCAACTGCACGGAGGCTACGGCTACATGCGCGAGTACCCCGTCAGCCGCGCGTTCGCCGACGCCCGCATCCAGACCATCTACGGCGGCACGACCGAGATCATGAAGGAGATCATCGGCCGCGACATGGGCCTGTGA
- a CDS encoding NAD(P)-dependent oxidoreductase has translation MTTADQARPLAGRTILMSGGSRGIGLAIATRAARDGANVVLLAKTDKPDPRLPGTVHTAVAEIEAAGGNGLAVVGDVRREEDVTAAVEQAVAAFGGIDVVVNNASAIALAPIGKLPLKRYDLMLDINARGTFTLISAALPHLYKSENPHVLTLSPPLNPDSVWLHQHAPYTISKYAMTMLTLGLAGQHHPQPLAANCLWPRTTIATAAVQNIVGGDAAMAVSRRPEIMADAAHAVLSRKAADCTGHCLIDDDVLRDEGVTDFSAYRYGDAAEADLKPDLFLPGGEHA, from the coding sequence GTCCGCTGGCAGGCCGCACGATCCTCATGTCCGGCGGCAGCCGCGGCATCGGACTGGCCATAGCCACCCGGGCCGCCCGGGACGGCGCGAACGTCGTCCTGCTGGCCAAGACCGACAAGCCCGACCCCCGGCTGCCCGGCACGGTCCACACCGCCGTGGCCGAGATCGAGGCCGCCGGCGGCAACGGGCTCGCCGTCGTCGGCGACGTACGTCGCGAGGAGGACGTCACCGCGGCCGTCGAGCAGGCCGTCGCCGCCTTCGGGGGCATCGACGTCGTGGTCAACAACGCCTCGGCCATCGCTCTGGCACCGATCGGGAAACTCCCGCTCAAGCGCTACGACCTCATGCTCGACATCAACGCCCGCGGCACGTTCACCCTGATCAGCGCTGCCCTGCCGCACCTGTACAAGTCCGAGAACCCGCACGTGCTGACCCTGTCCCCGCCGCTGAACCCCGACTCCGTGTGGCTGCACCAGCACGCGCCCTACACGATCAGCAAGTACGCCATGACCATGCTGACCCTCGGCCTCGCCGGGCAGCACCACCCCCAGCCGCTGGCCGCGAACTGTCTGTGGCCCCGCACCACCATCGCCACCGCGGCGGTGCAGAACATCGTCGGCGGCGACGCCGCGATGGCCGTGTCCCGCCGCCCCGAGATCATGGCCGACGCCGCCCACGCCGTCCTCTCCCGCAAGGCGGCCGACTGCACGGGCCACTGCCTCATCGACGACGACGTACTGCGCGACGAGGGGGTCACCGACTTCAGCGCCTACCGCTACGGCGACGCCGCCGAAGCCGACCTCAAGCCCGACCTGTTCCTGCCCGGAGGCGAACATGCCTGA
- a CDS encoding DUF2255 family protein has product MTTWTADELERVAAADELEMAPLRHDGTLRAPVPIWVVRDGDDLYVRSFRGTRGGWWRTAVATHAGHVRSGGVDKDVTFAEVPDPGTNDRIDTAYRSKYGRFGGAYVDPMVAARATTLRLLPR; this is encoded by the coding sequence ATGACCACCTGGACAGCCGACGAACTCGAGCGCGTCGCCGCCGCCGACGAACTGGAGATGGCCCCGCTCCGGCACGACGGCACGCTGCGTGCACCGGTGCCGATCTGGGTCGTCCGCGACGGTGACGATCTGTACGTCCGCTCCTTCCGCGGTACGCGCGGCGGCTGGTGGCGCACCGCCGTCGCGACCCACGCGGGCCACGTCCGCTCGGGCGGGGTCGACAAGGACGTCACCTTCGCCGAGGTGCCGGACCCCGGGACCAACGACCGCATCGACACGGCGTACCGCAGCAAGTACGGCCGTTTCGGCGGGGCGTACGTCGATCCCATGGTGGCCGCGCGTGCCACGACCCTGCGGCTGCTGCCCAGATGA
- a CDS encoding enoyl-CoA hydratase/isomerase family protein, which produces MTAPVTFETTDGIALVGLSRPTVGNAISLPMARELRNVVTEIRSLPDVGAVVLFGHGEQFSVGGDLEEFAAAAAPGAFLAELAGTAHEAVLGFRALPMPVISAVHGACAGGGIGFALAADLVLAEDTARFVVAYTAAGLSPDCGVSWTLARLLGPARANDLILTNRKVTGTEAETLGLASRAVRPGTAFEEALRLARSLAAGPREAFARSVQLVRDAPATPLTEHLRREAESISALVETPDAAEGITAFLHKRRPDFTHTPSRS; this is translated from the coding sequence ATGACTGCACCAGTCACCTTCGAAACGACCGACGGCATCGCGCTGGTCGGCCTGTCCCGGCCGACCGTGGGCAACGCGATCAGCCTGCCGATGGCGCGAGAGCTGCGGAACGTCGTCACCGAGATCCGTTCGCTGCCCGACGTCGGAGCGGTGGTCCTGTTCGGACACGGTGAGCAGTTCTCCGTCGGCGGCGACCTCGAAGAGTTCGCGGCGGCGGCCGCACCCGGTGCGTTCCTCGCGGAACTCGCCGGTACCGCGCACGAGGCCGTCCTCGGGTTCCGGGCCCTTCCCATGCCGGTGATCAGTGCCGTCCACGGCGCCTGTGCCGGCGGCGGCATCGGATTCGCTCTCGCCGCGGATCTCGTACTGGCCGAGGACACCGCCCGCTTCGTGGTCGCCTACACCGCCGCGGGGCTCTCGCCCGACTGCGGAGTGTCCTGGACCCTGGCCAGACTGCTCGGACCCGCCCGCGCCAACGACCTGATCCTGACCAACCGGAAGGTCACCGGAACCGAGGCGGAGACCCTGGGGCTGGCCAGCCGCGCGGTCAGGCCCGGCACCGCCTTCGAGGAGGCACTCCGGCTGGCCCGCTCACTCGCCGCCGGCCCCCGTGAAGCATTCGCACGGTCGGTCCAGCTGGTACGCGACGCCCCGGCCACCCCGCTGACAGAACATCTCCGGCGCGAAGCCGAGTCCATTTCCGCTCTGGTCGAGACACCGGACGCCGCAGAGGGCATCACCGCCTTCCTCCACAAACGGCGGCCGGACTTCACCCACACCCCATCGAGGAGCTGA
- a CDS encoding nuclear transport factor 2 family protein: protein MSPDATTSPAFLRRFATEWLAAWNSHDTEQVLALTHPDVTWDDTVFWTEVIHGREALRGYIDRIWRAMPDVSFDEVQLFTAPEDGQAVVLFRQEGSGPPQLDASRRFSTHGCDVFLEFTDGLLSHYLAQYEINDMMRQLGALPPRNGKIGGAYLLSLLGAGQG from the coding sequence ATGAGCCCTGACGCCACCACCAGTCCCGCCTTCCTGCGTCGCTTCGCCACCGAGTGGCTGGCCGCCTGGAACTCCCACGACACCGAGCAGGTTCTCGCGCTGACGCATCCGGACGTCACCTGGGACGACACCGTCTTCTGGACGGAGGTCATCCACGGCCGAGAGGCCCTGCGGGGCTACATCGACCGGATCTGGCGGGCGATGCCCGACGTGTCCTTCGACGAGGTCCAGCTGTTCACCGCGCCCGAGGACGGCCAGGCGGTCGTCCTGTTCCGTCAGGAGGGCAGCGGCCCGCCCCAGTTGGACGCCTCCCGCCGGTTCTCCACCCACGGCTGCGACGTCTTCCTCGAGTTCACCGACGGCCTGCTCTCCCACTACCTGGCGCAGTACGAGATCAACGACATGATGCGCCAACTGGGCGCACTGCCTCCCCGTAACGGAAAGATCGGAGGTGCCTACCTCCTCTCCCTGCTCGGCGCCGGTCAGGGCTGA